A genomic segment from Triticum dicoccoides isolate Atlit2015 ecotype Zavitan chromosome 1A, WEW_v2.0, whole genome shotgun sequence encodes:
- the LOC119359137 gene encoding putative germin-like protein 2-1, translated as MASKFFLLALFALSASRALASDPGQLQDFCVADKTSQVFVNGFACKDPKTAVVEDFYFSGLHMVGNTSNKQGSVVTAVNVAQIAGLNTLGVSLARVDYAPYGQNPPHLHPRATEILTVLEGSLYVGFVTSNPENKLFSKVLNKGDVFVFPQGLIHFQFNIGNNEAIAIAALSSKNPGVITIANAVFGSKQTISDDILAKAFQVDKNIIDHIQAQF; from the exons ATGGCTTCAAAGTTTTTCCTCCTTGCCCTGTTCGCCTTGTCGGCTTCTCGTGCTCTTGCCTCTGACCCGGGCCAGCTTCAGGATTTCTGCGTCGCTGACAAGACATCTCAAG TTTTTGTCAATGGATTCGCATGCAAAGACCCAAAGACCGCAGTGGTAGAGGACTTCTACTTCTCTGGCCTCCACATGGTCGGGAACACGAGCAACAAGCAAGGCTCCGTTGTGACTGCAGTTAACGTGGCACAGATTGCCGGGTTGAACACTTTGGGTGTCTCATTGGCGCGTGTTGATTATGCACCTTATGGTCAAAACCCACCGCACCTTCACCCTCGTGCAACCGAGATCCTGACAGTGTTGGAAGGCTCACTCTATGTTGGTTTCGTGACTTCGAACCCTGAGAACAAGTTGTTCTCAAAAGTTTTGAACAAAGGGGACGTGTTTGTGTTTCCGCAAGGGTTGATTCACTTTCAGTTTAACATTGGAAACAACGAAGCGATAGCCATTGCGGCGCTAAGCAGCAAGAACCCCGGTGTGATCACCATAGCCAATGCGGTTTTTGGATCCAAGCAAACCATCTCAGATGATATCCTGGCCAAAGCCTTCCAGGTGGACAAGAACATCATAGACCATATCCAAGCTCAATTCTAG